The following proteins come from a genomic window of Aquimarina sp. MAR_2010_214:
- a CDS encoding alpha/beta hydrolase: MRKMFVLLVYVSLLFCSCNKDDETTFDESSKFKYVFTDNLLNKEKTIEYKFINGVDPNLLSLDIYYTKETDKKKPIVIYVHGGGWCLGDKKNNIEKKVSLFQSQNWLFISLNYRLSPFPYQLFNTNRVKYPDHNNDVADAIEWIHDNIDQYGGNSEKIVLLGHSAGAHLVSLTGTNKSFLEKRGVSSSVIKGVASIDTEGYDILEQIMNTKYKNRLYINSFGVNQPQYIDASPIHNLIDDASYPNFFIAKRGSVERKAIANQFIEALKNISISVFQVDGSVYSHSEINGAIGEKNEMVITPPLIEFIKDCVE; encoded by the coding sequence ATGAGAAAAATGTTTGTACTATTAGTTTATGTTAGTTTGTTATTCTGTTCTTGTAATAAAGATGATGAAACTACATTTGATGAATCTTCAAAATTTAAATACGTCTTTACGGATAACCTGTTAAATAAAGAGAAAACCATTGAATACAAGTTTATTAATGGGGTAGACCCAAATCTTTTAAGCTTGGATATCTATTATACTAAAGAGACAGATAAGAAAAAACCAATTGTCATTTATGTTCATGGTGGTGGTTGGTGTTTAGGTGATAAAAAAAATAATATCGAGAAGAAAGTATCTTTGTTTCAATCACAAAATTGGCTTTTTATAAGCCTTAATTATAGACTTAGCCCATTCCCCTATCAATTATTTAATACAAACAGAGTAAAATATCCTGACCACAATAATGATGTGGCGGATGCCATAGAATGGATTCATGATAATATTGATCAATATGGCGGGAATTCAGAAAAAATAGTGCTTTTGGGGCATAGCGCTGGTGCTCATTTGGTATCGCTAACAGGAACAAATAAAAGTTTTTTAGAAAAACGAGGGGTATCATCTTCTGTTATTAAAGGAGTAGCTTCTATAGACACAGAAGGGTATGATATTTTAGAACAAATAATGAATACCAAATATAAAAACAGGTTATATATTAACTCGTTTGGAGTAAATCAACCTCAATATATAGATGCCTCACCCATACATAATCTTATAGATGATGCTTCTTATCCAAATTTCTTCATTGCTAAAAGAGGGTCTGTTGAGAGAAAAGCAATTGCAAATCAGTTTATTGAAGCATTGAAAAATATTTCTATTTCGGTTTTTCAAGTTGATGGAAGTGTTTATTCACACTCCGAAATTAATGGTGCTATTGGTGAAAAAAATGAAATGGTCATTACCCCACCTTTAATTGAATTTATTAAAGATTGTGTGGAATGA
- a CDS encoding serine hydrolase, with the protein MKKITLILMLLCRCITFANAYNTETIKCLDNDTKEIETVPFVFNDALFKEVIHQKLFNKVKGYSLVVGNKKGIQTKVSGGWAKMPGDGNLSMKTDVASGIGSVFKTISAVALLNIFSRHIHSSKTVQEQLDMKMIHQLPDRWKTKFIGTGIEKISYRNLLTHKSGISKNKETIEKVGQIGLAYEKGFYHYLNMSYGFKESNVGVKRKYENTNIGLLVWLIPSLAYPQKVKNIQNTYNHINDPKKHSQKMIKEYAVLYEKYIREHIFSKVTPKMKPIYKPTNNMKYAKNYQANGSSGVIDNSHAHAQGGWMVSAQDYANFVRTFYHTNTFFGSVTRNSLYVDDTEQTRDNMIVFSGQLFDDKFADSTNYYPSHNGAEDQYRAVFTILPNDYYAIIMVNSTILKNINDKETDITNKVIKDIVFDAFYEATRGKPIHLNRHGIPEAEYYRILRVMDKNGSAVVWADFYTVNGKTYVNAIFKPTTKKWLSRHDLSTSAYQSVYDEYWDQGYRPLHIDTYTKRSQIKYSVIMKKTNTKNYKAFHNKTLTVFKQKMNIYKNEGYVPMNITCSSNGEDEIFTASFKKIPNSNWKVKYSLPISNLKPTIDDMENKGMIPISVNAYTHKGKNYCTAIFIKQQQKYRYVVGKGPIKYLETFEKHSKEDYDLKSITGYGEGSKHRFAALWWK; encoded by the coding sequence ATGAAAAAAATAACTCTAATACTAATGCTATTATGCAGATGTATCACATTTGCCAATGCATATAATACAGAAACCATCAAGTGTCTTGATAATGATACAAAAGAGATTGAAACAGTGCCTTTTGTATTCAATGACGCTTTATTTAAGGAAGTAATTCATCAGAAATTATTCAATAAAGTAAAAGGATATTCTCTAGTTGTAGGCAATAAGAAAGGGATTCAAACCAAAGTATCTGGCGGCTGGGCAAAAATGCCAGGAGATGGAAATTTATCTATGAAAACGGATGTTGCCTCAGGAATAGGTTCTGTTTTTAAAACCATATCTGCCGTAGCCTTGCTAAATATTTTTAGCCGTCATATTCATTCTTCTAAAACGGTACAAGAACAATTAGATATGAAAATGATTCACCAACTTCCTGATCGATGGAAAACTAAATTTATAGGTACTGGGATTGAAAAAATTTCTTACCGGAACCTGCTCACTCACAAATCAGGAATCAGTAAAAACAAAGAGACAATAGAAAAAGTAGGGCAAATTGGACTTGCCTATGAAAAAGGGTTTTACCATTACTTAAATATGTCTTACGGTTTTAAAGAATCAAATGTTGGGGTTAAAAGAAAGTATGAAAACACAAATATAGGGCTCTTAGTGTGGTTAATTCCCTCGTTAGCCTATCCACAAAAAGTAAAGAATATTCAGAATACTTATAATCACATCAATGATCCCAAAAAGCATTCTCAAAAGATGATAAAAGAGTATGCAGTGCTTTATGAAAAATATATAAGAGAACATATTTTTAGCAAAGTAACACCCAAAATGAAACCTATTTATAAGCCAACAAATAATATGAAATATGCTAAAAATTATCAGGCAAATGGTTCGTCAGGAGTTATCGATAATTCACATGCACATGCGCAAGGAGGTTGGATGGTTTCTGCACAGGATTATGCCAATTTTGTTAGAACCTTTTACCATACCAATACATTTTTTGGTTCCGTTACCAGAAATTCACTTTATGTAGACGACACAGAACAAACCCGTGATAATATGATCGTATTTTCGGGACAGCTTTTTGATGATAAATTTGCAGATAGTACAAACTATTACCCTTCTCATAATGGAGCTGAAGATCAATATAGAGCTGTGTTTACAATACTTCCAAATGATTATTATGCTATCATTATGGTTAATAGTACCATATTGAAAAACATCAATGATAAAGAAACGGATATCACTAATAAAGTTATAAAGGATATAGTTTTTGATGCCTTTTATGAGGCAACCAGAGGAAAACCTATACATCTAAATAGACATGGTATTCCAGAGGCCGAATACTACAGGATTTTAAGGGTAATGGATAAAAATGGCTCTGCAGTAGTGTGGGCAGATTTTTACACTGTTAACGGAAAAACATATGTCAATGCCATTTTTAAACCTACTACAAAAAAATGGTTGTCCAGACACGATCTTTCAACTTCTGCCTATCAAAGCGTATATGATGAATATTGGGATCAGGGATACCGACCACTACATATTGATACCTATACAAAAAGAAGTCAGATTAAGTATTCTGTTATTATGAAAAAAACGAATACTAAAAACTATAAAGCTTTTCATAATAAAACCCTTACCGTATTTAAACAAAAAATGAACATCTATAAAAACGAGGGATATGTCCCAATGAATATCACATGTAGTTCTAATGGTGAGGATGAAATATTTACAGCCTCATTTAAGAAAATACCAAATTCTAATTGGAAAGTGAAATATTCTTTACCTATATCAAATCTGAAACCAACAATAGACGATATGGAAAACAAAGGAATGATTCCCATATCTGTAAATGCCTATACTCATAAAGGTAAAAACTATTGTACTGCCATTTTTATAAAGCAGCAACAGAAATACAGGTACGTTGTTGGTAAAGGGCCAATAAAATATTTAGAAACTTTCGAAAAGCACAGTAAAGAAGACTATGATCTAAAATCAATAACTGGTTATGGCGAAGGGTCTAAGCATCGATTTGCAGCACTATGGTGGAAATAA
- a CDS encoding MBL fold metallo-hydrolase has translation MNKKNTTKIISLIFSLLVLVTHSSYAANANSDFVVTTITQNVYSIVSPSKGLPTPENKGWNSNVHFVVTEKGVLLFDSGSSESIGNKIKKAIKSVTDQPVRWIINSHSHADHWFGNAAFTNTAFEIITSNKALVTMKEHGQPSLEFYSKVTKGTIGSTQLVYPTVILLQGIKRNFGGIDVEFILSNDGHSPGDILIWLPKQKIIIGGDVLSSDWMPMITGHGNVPNLISMLNTVAKLNPTIVLTGHGKATNVESVIRDADLLSSVWKQVKSDYEKGKKPNETLKDIEAKLTLKYKLLYNDFSSEIERHVNLMYKLQ, from the coding sequence ATGAATAAAAAAAATACAACCAAAATTATCAGTCTAATTTTCAGTCTGCTTGTCCTAGTAACTCACAGTTCTTACGCTGCAAATGCTAATTCTGATTTTGTAGTAACCACCATTACTCAAAACGTGTATAGCATTGTTTCGCCCTCAAAAGGATTACCTACTCCTGAAAACAAAGGTTGGAATTCCAATGTTCACTTTGTAGTTACGGAAAAAGGGGTGCTACTTTTTGATTCTGGGTCTTCCGAATCAATTGGTAACAAAATAAAAAAAGCTATTAAATCGGTTACTGACCAACCAGTTCGTTGGATAATTAATTCACATAGTCATGCAGACCATTGGTTTGGTAATGCCGCGTTTACAAATACTGCTTTTGAAATTATTACAAGTAACAAAGCATTGGTAACAATGAAAGAGCATGGACAACCATCTTTGGAATTTTATTCTAAAGTGACTAAAGGCACCATTGGTTCTACTCAACTTGTGTATCCTACAGTAATATTATTGCAAGGAATAAAGCGAAATTTTGGAGGGATAGACGTAGAGTTTATTCTTTCTAATGATGGGCATTCCCCAGGGGATATATTAATTTGGTTACCAAAACAAAAAATCATAATCGGTGGAGATGTATTAAGTTCTGATTGGATGCCAATGATTACTGGACATGGAAATGTTCCTAATTTAATTAGCATGCTTAACACTGTAGCAAAGTTAAATCCGACCATTGTCTTAACAGGTCATGGAAAAGCAACCAATGTAGAATCGGTAATACGAGATGCTGATTTATTGTCAAGTGTTTGGAAGCAGGTTAAATCTGATTATGAAAAAGGAAAAAAACCTAATGAAACTCTTAAAGATATTGAAGCTAAATTGACGCTTAAATACAAGCTCTTATATAACGATTTTAGTTCGGAAATTGAAAGACATGTTAATCTTATGTATAAATTACAGTAA
- a CDS encoding IS110 family transposase — protein sequence MKTKDTTDSKLFIGIDVHKRSWKIHTATDLFDGSDLTIPPNAYALQKYVDKHFTGYQVYCCYESGCCGFSHHRLFESFGWCSMVVNPADVHRPAKAQFQKSDKIDARLLCRELKDGRLRGIHVPDIEREYLRCLFRRRNDLVKELRKIKTQIKMQLLYLGVEIPKELDQPHWSHKFRNWLKNLSFDYTTMDYCLQTRLASFDFVDKQQRDVSVKLRAYCRKHYKKDYYLLRSVPGVGPIVACGIICELGDLRRFKNFKQLASYVGLIPSVHQSGDSLTTSGLTPRANRIMRSYLVEATWVALRFDPVMQAYYRSHKGKDVKRILVKVARKLLSRIHAIIRTETPYQIGVVS from the coding sequence ATGAAAACAAAGGATACTACAGACTCAAAGTTATTTATTGGTATTGACGTACACAAGAGAAGTTGGAAAATTCATACAGCTACCGACCTTTTTGATGGCTCAGATTTGACGATTCCTCCCAATGCTTATGCATTACAGAAATATGTAGACAAACATTTTACAGGATATCAGGTATATTGTTGTTATGAATCTGGTTGTTGTGGTTTTAGTCATCATCGCTTATTTGAATCTTTTGGTTGGTGTTCTATGGTGGTTAACCCGGCTGATGTTCACCGGCCAGCCAAGGCACAATTTCAGAAGAGCGATAAGATCGATGCTCGATTATTATGTAGGGAGTTAAAAGATGGTCGTTTACGAGGGATTCATGTTCCAGATATTGAGCGGGAGTACTTACGATGTCTATTTCGTAGGCGTAATGATCTAGTTAAAGAACTGCGTAAGATCAAAACCCAAATCAAGATGCAACTATTGTATTTAGGAGTTGAGATTCCCAAAGAGTTAGATCAACCCCATTGGTCTCATAAATTTAGAAATTGGCTAAAGAATTTATCCTTTGATTATACCACGATGGATTATTGTTTGCAGACCCGATTAGCATCTTTTGATTTTGTAGACAAGCAACAACGAGACGTGAGTGTTAAACTACGCGCTTATTGTCGTAAACATTACAAGAAGGATTATTATTTACTAAGGAGTGTTCCAGGAGTAGGTCCTATTGTAGCATGTGGGATCATTTGTGAGTTAGGCGATTTACGAAGGTTTAAGAATTTTAAGCAGTTGGCTAGTTATGTTGGTTTGATTCCATCTGTTCACCAGAGTGGTGATAGTTTGACTACTTCTGGCCTTACTCCCAGAGCAAACAGAATTATGAGAAGTTACCTGGTAGAGGCTACTTGGGTTGCTTTACGGTTTGATCCTGTGATGCAAGCATATTACCGATCTCATAAGGGAAAAGATGTGAAAAGGATTTTAGTAAAGGTGGCCAGAAAATTACTGAGCCGTATTCATGCTATTATCAGAACAGAAACCCCCTATCAGATAGGAGTGGTAAGTTGA
- a CDS encoding MBL fold metallo-hydrolase: MRTSKLIRVNILALLILTSLSSCGQKITSDNIIDMLNEKYKFTTGLKKYTVTYKFTGLNPYQSHDYKHPEAKINRFGIYTIDVDKEKKEYFTHDKSQFPGNFIFEFKHFQNSKKAVSYDVNGVIRGKVLKKLDKNAYEKQRKRAGDVLSFEQVHILLTNHKMGKPLKIEVGKTFVILTQTVNKDITNTYTFESSTLKLKKLKSTEDDSFVEYRDFVSKDGVEYAEKQDIYRSNKFSASVSIENFKTTMGIPSSKFMVPNGYKIPEKTAKSEPKITKIANDIYIINVANNSRFILLKIIKNDIMVFGAPRNDEITEKVVHLISEKFPMKTIQSVFVSHPHNDHIGGLPAYAERGITILADDYTIDAIQNFPAFNKTIETFKFETLTNKKNINGVRFYVLKNNHSLKQSFVYFEKEQLIYEGDFLEIPADNSIATHLSDVEKQFIEFVRDEKLKIKRIVQHHRNPNVSVATMNAYYEANTK, from the coding sequence ATGAGAACAAGCAAACTAATACGTGTAAATATTCTTGCACTTTTAATTTTAACATCTTTATCATCCTGTGGTCAAAAAATTACTTCAGACAACATTATTGATATGTTAAACGAAAAATACAAGTTTACAACAGGTCTAAAAAAATATACAGTGACTTATAAGTTCACGGGATTAAACCCTTATCAAAGTCATGATTATAAACATCCAGAAGCTAAAATTAATCGATTTGGTATCTATACAATAGATGTTGATAAGGAAAAAAAAGAATATTTCACTCATGATAAAAGTCAATTCCCAGGGAATTTTATTTTTGAATTCAAACATTTTCAAAATAGCAAAAAAGCTGTTTCATACGATGTAAATGGTGTTATTAGAGGAAAAGTACTTAAAAAATTAGATAAAAATGCCTATGAAAAACAACGTAAAAGAGCAGGTGATGTCTTAAGTTTTGAGCAGGTACACATTTTATTAACAAACCATAAAATGGGGAAACCTTTAAAAATAGAAGTTGGAAAAACGTTTGTAATACTAACACAAACAGTTAATAAAGATATAACCAATACATATACTTTTGAGTCGTCTACATTAAAACTTAAAAAATTAAAAAGTACAGAAGATGATTCTTTTGTCGAGTATAGAGATTTTGTTTCAAAAGATGGTGTTGAATATGCAGAAAAACAAGATATTTATAGATCTAATAAATTTAGTGCATCGGTTTCTATTGAGAATTTTAAAACAACGATGGGAATCCCCTCTTCAAAATTTATGGTTCCAAATGGTTATAAAATACCAGAAAAAACAGCAAAATCTGAACCTAAAATCACTAAAATAGCAAATGATATTTACATAATTAACGTGGCAAATAATAGTCGATTTATTCTTTTAAAAATTATTAAGAATGATATTATGGTTTTTGGAGCCCCTCGTAATGATGAAATTACTGAAAAAGTTGTGCACTTAATTAGTGAAAAATTTCCAATGAAAACAATCCAATCTGTATTTGTTTCTCATCCACATAACGACCATATTGGTGGCTTACCTGCTTACGCAGAAAGAGGAATAACCATACTTGCAGACGATTATACTATTGATGCAATACAAAACTTTCCCGCATTTAATAAAACAATAGAAACCTTTAAATTTGAAACACTTACAAATAAGAAAAACATTAATGGGGTTCGTTTTTATGTGTTAAAAAATAATCATAGCTTAAAGCAAAGTTTTGTCTATTTTGAAAAAGAACAACTAATTTATGAAGGTGATTTTTTAGAAATTCCAGCAGATAATTCTATTGCGACACATTTATCTGACGTTGAAAAACAGTTTATAGAATTTGTCCGTGATGAGAAATTGAAAATCAAAAGAATTGTACAGCATCATAGAAACCCAAATGTATCTGTAGCTACAATGAATGCTTATTACGAAGCAAATACAAAATAG